In one window of Pseudomonas putida DNA:
- a CDS encoding 2OG-Fe(II) oxygenase translates to MRAMHTSPEHPLLSTIVDDLATRGWSQQALFLPLELAGALAAECRRRHAEGELNPAGVGRGAAQEVREAIRGDQIQWIDPGQAEACDRYLELMGNLRQAINQGLFLGLEDFECHFALYPPGAFYRRHLDRFRDDDRRMVSVVLYLNERWQPEDGGQLRMFLADDVEHDVQPEAGSLVVFLSGEVPHEVLPANRERLSLTGWFRRRGNDPF, encoded by the coding sequence ATGCGCGCCATGCATACCTCTCCTGAACATCCGCTGCTGTCGACCATCGTCGACGACCTGGCCACCCGTGGCTGGTCGCAGCAGGCACTTTTCCTGCCGCTTGAGCTGGCCGGCGCATTGGCTGCCGAGTGTCGCAGGCGCCATGCCGAGGGCGAACTGAACCCTGCAGGTGTCGGCAGGGGTGCGGCCCAGGAGGTACGCGAGGCGATCCGTGGCGACCAGATCCAGTGGATCGACCCCGGCCAGGCCGAGGCCTGCGACCGTTACCTGGAGCTCATGGGCAACCTGCGCCAGGCGATCAACCAAGGGCTGTTCCTGGGGCTGGAAGACTTCGAGTGTCATTTCGCCCTGTATCCGCCGGGCGCCTTCTACCGCAGGCATCTTGACCGCTTCCGCGACGACGACCGGCGCATGGTGTCGGTGGTGCTCTATCTCAATGAGCGCTGGCAACCCGAAGACGGCGGGCAACTGCGGATGTTTCTCGCCGACGATGTCGAGCATGACGTCCAGCCCGAGGCTGGCAGCCTGGTGGTGTTCCTTTCGGGTGAAGTCCCGCATGAAGTGCTGCCGGCCAATCGCGAACGCCTGTCGCTGACGGGCTGGTTCCGGCGCCGTGGCAATGATCCCTTCTGA